From a region of the Ktedonobacterales bacterium genome:
- a CDS encoding HIT family protein codes for MEACPICAKQQDSVIGGPIYEDDLLFAHHVTNDQGETFLGYVRAETKRHVPSFAELTQTEAQAIGLLVTRLSRALKNCAGADHVYVFFYGDHVPHLHLHIFARYPGTPEEYWRERVDEWSGSPKGGVEEVTAFCDRLRSALATARS; via the coding sequence ATGGAAGCGTGTCCCATCTGCGCTAAACAGCAGGATTCAGTGATCGGCGGGCCAATCTATGAAGATGATCTGCTGTTCGCCCATCACGTCACCAACGACCAGGGGGAAACGTTCCTGGGCTATGTCAGAGCAGAAACCAAACGACATGTCCCCAGTTTCGCCGAATTAACCCAGACCGAAGCGCAGGCCATCGGCCTGCTCGTCACGCGCCTCAGCCGCGCCCTGAAAAACTGCGCCGGTGCAGACCACGTGTATGTCTTCTTCTACGGAGATCACGTCCCGCACCTGCACCTGCACATCTTCGCGCGGTATCCGGGGACGCCCGAAGAATACTGGCGGGAGCGCGTGGATGAGTGGTCTGGCTCACCCAAAGGGGGCGTCGAAGAGGTCACAGCCTTCTGTGACCGGCTGCGCTCTGCCCTGGCAACTGCCCGCTCCTAA
- a CDS encoding acyl-CoA dehydrogenase family protein: MIDFAPTEEQTAIRDLAHQIAVEQFRRLERAADEACEMPDDLRRLLADTGLLIPFPEEYGGAGVQSAVTHALIAEELAYGDGGLALYVIGSTLAGLAVLIAGTTEQHNALLPRCCADGGAGAPGALGWSEPASGFVVRETTTLLGQGASPGTLEVSGTKRGVVHGKTDGLRVVTAREMATPGLAGLRLVVLPDNAEGVAAKPESQPLGLRAAPRARLHLHHVALTAHDVLGGLDTGAAGAGAQRFIALANVLLGGLAVGTAHAALEYAADYAKGRVQFGKPISSFQAIAFMAAEMAMDTDAARLLVWRAAQAWDTGEDAGALRLAERARMQAVKVAQRVTTDAVQILGGAGFLQDHPVELWMRDAEALAALG; encoded by the coding sequence ATGATTGATTTTGCCCCCACCGAAGAACAAACGGCCATTCGTGATCTGGCGCATCAGATCGCGGTGGAGCAGTTCCGCCGCCTGGAGCGCGCCGCCGATGAAGCGTGCGAGATGCCCGACGACCTGCGCCGCCTGCTGGCGGATACCGGACTCCTCATCCCCTTTCCAGAGGAGTACGGCGGCGCGGGCGTCCAGAGCGCCGTCACGCACGCGCTGATCGCCGAAGAACTGGCCTATGGTGATGGCGGTCTGGCGCTGTATGTCATCGGCTCGACGCTAGCCGGGCTAGCTGTGTTGATCGCCGGAACCACAGAGCAGCACAACGCGCTGCTGCCGCGCTGCTGTGCCGATGGCGGCGCGGGCGCGCCTGGTGCGCTGGGCTGGAGCGAACCGGCCAGCGGCTTTGTCGTGCGCGAGACAACGACCTTGCTGGGCCAGGGTGCTTCCCCTGGCACACTCGAAGTGTCGGGTACGAAACGCGGCGTTGTGCATGGCAAGACCGATGGCCTGCGCGTCGTCACAGCGCGAGAGATGGCGACGCCCGGCCTCGCGGGGCTGCGCCTGGTCGTGCTGCCCGATAACGCGGAAGGCGTCGCCGCCAAACCTGAGTCTCAGCCGCTTGGCCTGCGCGCCGCGCCACGCGCCAGGCTGCATCTGCATCACGTTGCGCTCACAGCTCATGATGTGCTGGGCGGCCTCGATACAGGCGCGGCTGGTGCAGGCGCGCAGCGGTTTATCGCGCTGGCAAACGTCCTGCTCGGCGGGCTGGCGGTAGGCACAGCCCATGCCGCGCTGGAGTACGCCGCCGACTACGCCAAAGGGCGCGTTCAGTTCGGCAAGCCCATCTCCTCTTTCCAGGCTATTGCCTTCATGGCGGCGGAAATGGCAATGGATACCGACGCCGCGCGGCTGCTCGTCTGGCGGGCCGCTCAGGCCTGGGACACTGGCGAAGACGCGGGCGCGCTGCGGCTGGCCGAGCGAGCGCGGATGCAGGCCGTGAAGGTCGCGCAGCGCGTCACTACCGACGCCGTACAGATTTTGGGCGGCGCGGGCTTTTTGCAAGATCATCCCGTTGAACTCTGGATGCGCGATGCCGAAGCGCTGGCTGCGCTGGGCTAG
- a CDS encoding hemolysin III family protein yields MITEQTSSRSAETHPPVPPRPLLRGWSHALATIGAVCLTIALCWQSRHDPPRLLSMAVYGIALCQLYAVSALYHIGSWDKTQRRRLRALDHANIFIFIAGTYTPLCLNILSGWLRVVLLVVIWLLAAAGVGLTLSRLRAPRKVSTALYIGMGWVAVFALPAFLSLLGWQAVGALVLGGLLYTIGGVIYARRWPNPFPRVFGYHELFHLFVIAAGLAFTVVIWTHALTFPRA; encoded by the coding sequence GTGATTACAGAACAGACCAGCAGCCGCAGCGCAGAAACACATCCTCCTGTGCCGCCCAGGCCGCTGCTGCGCGGCTGGTCACACGCCCTGGCGACAATCGGCGCTGTCTGCCTGACTATCGCCCTCTGCTGGCAGAGTCGCCATGACCCGCCGCGCCTGCTTTCTATGGCCGTGTATGGCATAGCCCTCTGCCAATTATACGCCGTCAGCGCCCTCTATCATATCGGCTCCTGGGATAAGACGCAGCGGCGCAGACTCCGCGCGCTCGACCACGCCAACATCTTCATCTTCATCGCGGGAACCTATACCCCCCTCTGCCTGAACATCCTGTCTGGCTGGCTGCGTGTCGTCCTGCTCGTCGTCATCTGGCTGCTCGCTGCGGCGGGCGTCGGGCTGACGCTTTCCAGGCTCCGCGCGCCGCGCAAAGTCAGCACAGCCCTCTACATCGGCATGGGCTGGGTAGCCGTCTTCGCCCTGCCCGCCTTCCTCAGCCTGTTGGGATGGCAGGCAGTGGGCGCGCTCGTCCTGGGTGGCCTCCTCTATACCATCGGCGGCGTCATCTACGCCCGGCGCTGGCCCAATCCCTTCCCGCGCGTCTTCGGCTATCACGAACTCTTTCACCTCTTCGTCATCGCCGCTGGCCTCGCCTTCACCGTCGTCATCTGGACCCACGCGCTCACCTTCCCACGCGCCTAG
- a CDS encoding NUDIX domain-containing protein, whose translation MRTRRRAYIYVIREKDGVRQLLVFHEDDPEAGIQVPGGGIEPDETPLEGMKREVLEETGLKACVVERELAVDLRQYEDHLQERHFFWLSVADAPDEWDHVVSGKGEDNGLIFHYFWVSSPTEVTLILGHGDYLAAIFNSSH comes from the coding sequence ATGCGAACGAGACGGCGAGCCTATATCTATGTGATCAGAGAGAAGGATGGCGTCAGACAACTGCTGGTGTTTCATGAGGATGATCCAGAGGCGGGGATACAGGTTCCGGGCGGCGGTATCGAACCAGATGAGACGCCGCTTGAGGGAATGAAGCGCGAAGTTCTTGAAGAGACGGGCCTCAAAGCGTGTGTGGTCGAACGCGAACTTGCCGTCGATCTGCGACAGTATGAGGATCACCTGCAAGAACGCCATTTCTTCTGGCTGTCGGTGGCCGATGCGCCCGACGAGTGGGACCATGTAGTGAGCGGCAAGGGCGAAGACAACGGCCTGATCTTTCACTATTTCTGGGTGAGTTCACCAACCGAGGTCACACTGATCCTTGGGCATGGTGATTATCTGGCCGCCATCTTCAACTCCAGCCACTAA
- a CDS encoding GH1 family beta-glucosidase, whose translation MTELLQFPAGFAWGAATAAYQIEGAVHEDGRGPSIWDTFAHAPGATLNGDTGDVACDHYHRWPQDIALMRELGLQAYRFSIAWPRILPGGRGQVNVAGLDFYDRLVDGLLAAGIDPYVTLYHWDLPQPLQEQGGWLNRDTSKAFADYAQVVAARLGDRVHHWITHNEPLVVAYFGHWMGFHPPGRHDPAAATQAAHHLLLSHGLALPALRAAGDSQTQVGITLVLQPVYPASSSEADLAVARREEIIWLKWFMDPLFKGAYPLEEMEAHGLPQPTIEAGDMERISQPTDFLGVNYYTRIIARGSTNSGDIEEQDEHTTMGWEVFPDGLRVLLERVQHDYAPKAVYITENGAAFQDTLREDGTVEDERRRRYLQQHFGAAHQAIQAGVPLRGYFVWSLLDNFEWTFGYSQRFGIVYTDYATQQRHIKKSGYFYRDVIARNGVPRG comes from the coding sequence ATGACCGAATTGCTTCAGTTTCCCGCAGGCTTTGCCTGGGGCGCGGCTACCGCCGCATACCAGATCGAGGGCGCTGTTCACGAAGATGGCCGGGGGCCATCCATCTGGGACACCTTCGCCCATGCGCCAGGGGCCACGCTGAACGGTGACACGGGCGATGTCGCCTGCGACCATTACCATCGCTGGCCCCAGGATATTGCCCTGATGCGCGAGCTAGGGCTACAAGCCTATCGCTTCTCTATCGCCTGGCCGCGCATCCTGCCCGGTGGGCGAGGCCAGGTCAATGTCGCGGGACTGGATTTCTATGATCGGCTGGTGGATGGCCTGCTGGCCGCTGGCATTGATCCGTATGTGACGCTCTATCACTGGGACTTGCCCCAGCCCCTGCAAGAGCAGGGCGGCTGGCTGAACCGCGACACCAGCAAAGCCTTTGCCGACTACGCGCAGGTCGTGGCGGCGCGGCTAGGTGATCGCGTCCATCATTGGATTACGCATAACGAGCCGCTGGTGGTCGCCTACTTTGGGCATTGGATGGGGTTTCATCCGCCAGGCAGGCACGACCCCGCCGCAGCCACTCAGGCGGCCCATCATCTGCTGCTCTCGCATGGGCTGGCGCTGCCTGCCCTGCGCGCCGCCGGAGACAGCCAGACGCAGGTGGGCATCACGCTTGTGCTGCAACCCGTCTATCCGGCCAGCAGCAGCGAGGCAGACCTGGCCGTCGCTCGCCGCGAAGAGATCATCTGGCTGAAGTGGTTTATGGACCCGCTCTTCAAGGGCGCGTATCCGCTTGAGGAGATGGAGGCGCATGGCCTGCCGCAACCAACTATCGAAGCAGGCGATATGGAACGCATCTCCCAGCCGACGGATTTTCTTGGCGTGAACTACTATACCCGCATTATCGCCAGAGGCTCGACAAACTCCGGCGATATAGAAGAACAGGACGAACATACTACGATGGGCTGGGAAGTCTTTCCCGATGGCCTGCGCGTGCTGTTGGAGCGTGTGCAGCATGACTACGCGCCCAAAGCGGTCTACATCACTGAAAACGGCGCGGCTTTCCAGGATACGCTGCGCGAAGATGGCACAGTTGAGGATGAGCGGCGGCGGCGCTATCTTCAGCAGCATTTCGGCGCGGCCCACCAGGCCATACAAGCGGGTGTGCCTCTGCGCGGCTATTTCGTCTGGTCCTTGCTCGATAATTTCGAGTGGACCTTCGGCTACTCGCAGCGTTTCGGCATCGTCTATACCGACTACGCCACGCAGCAGCGCCACATCAAAAAGAGCGGCTATTTCTACCGCGATGTGATCGCCCGTAACGGCGTGCCTCGCGGCTGA
- a CDS encoding AMP-binding protein, with amino-acid sequence MERRFWDEAIETMEPAALRRLENERLQAQLDAVWARSPFYQAKFAEAGVGREAIRDLADLPLAPFTEKDECRRSQKEQPPFGSYLAAASDQVIRAHKTSGTTGRALYVALTRRDRDVMTECGARAYWASGLRPGHRVAHCLNYRLWVGGYSDHDSLETTGATIVPFGVGETALLIQTIRELSINAISATPSYMLPLAEAARAQGLEPRELGLRLGFFGAEPGMSEPSVRARMEEVWGLRAMDANFGMADVLSIMGSECEERQGLHFHAQGYVAVELIEPESGAPLPISDGAEGELVYTHLYKEAQPLVRYRARDVVRILGTGPCACGRTSFRFRILGRSDDMLHVRGVNVFPTGVGNVLARLSDQLSGEFLIIVDHAPPHQYLRVQVELAEGLTPEMAGDLPQRIAQALRQRLSFRAEPELIPYGVLPRTEGKARRVLKTYQA; translated from the coding sequence GTGGAGCGGCGATTCTGGGATGAGGCGATTGAGACAATGGAGCCAGCGGCGCTGCGGCGGCTGGAGAACGAACGCTTGCAGGCGCAGCTTGATGCGGTCTGGGCGCGTTCACCTTTCTATCAGGCGAAGTTTGCCGAGGCGGGCGTGGGGCGCGAAGCCATCCGCGATCTGGCCGATCTGCCGCTGGCTCCCTTTACTGAAAAGGACGAGTGCAGACGCAGCCAGAAAGAGCAGCCGCCGTTCGGCAGTTATCTGGCGGCTGCGTCGGATCAGGTGATTCGGGCGCACAAAACGTCGGGTACGACGGGCCGGGCGCTGTACGTGGCGCTGACGCGGCGTGACCGCGACGTGATGACCGAATGCGGCGCGCGGGCCTATTGGGCGTCGGGCTTGCGGCCTGGGCATCGGGTGGCGCACTGCCTGAACTATCGGCTGTGGGTCGGCGGCTATTCCGATCACGACAGCCTGGAGACGACGGGGGCCACCATTGTACCCTTTGGCGTGGGCGAAACAGCCCTGTTGATTCAGACAATCCGCGAACTGAGTATCAACGCGATCAGCGCCACGCCGTCCTATATGCTGCCGCTGGCCGAGGCGGCGCGGGCGCAGGGGCTGGAGCCGCGCGAGCTGGGTCTGCGCCTGGGCTTCTTTGGCGCGGAGCCGGGGATGAGCGAGCCGAGCGTGCGCGCCCGTATGGAAGAAGTCTGGGGCCTGCGGGCAATGGACGCCAATTTCGGGATGGCTGATGTCTTGAGCATCATGGGATCGGAATGCGAGGAGCGCCAGGGCTTGCATTTCCACGCGCAGGGCTATGTGGCGGTGGAGTTGATTGAGCCGGAGAGCGGCGCGCCCTTGCCCATCAGCGACGGGGCCGAGGGCGAACTGGTCTATACCCATCTCTATAAAGAGGCGCAGCCGCTGGTGCGTTACCGCGCCCGCGATGTGGTGCGTATCCTGGGGACGGGGCCATGCGCCTGTGGCCGGACAAGCTTTCGCTTTCGTATCCTGGGCCGCAGCGATGATATGCTGCATGTGCGCGGCGTCAATGTCTTCCCTACCGGCGTGGGCAACGTGCTGGCGCGTCTTTCGGACCAGCTTTCAGGCGAGTTCCTGATCATCGTTGATCACGCGCCCCCGCATCAATATCTGCGCGTGCAGGTGGAACTGGCAGAGGGTCTGACCCCAGAGATGGCCGGAGATTTGCCACAGCGTATCGCGCAGGCGCTGCGCCAGCGTCTCAGCTTCCGCGCCGAGCCAGAACTGATCCCCTATGGCGTCCTGCCGCGCACAGAGGGCAAGGCGCGGCGGGTGCTAAAAACCTATCAAGCGTAA
- a CDS encoding enoyl-CoA hydratase-related protein, with product MSEENRPAGGEPVVLYTVADKIARVMMNRPAAMNAMSVGLVTGLRQALERAQNDPDVSVIVLSGAGGNFCAGDDLKEAERITAETFLAVIMDLQRLTRLLFLGDKPTIAAVDGYALGGGFELALACDFRVATPRARFGCVEARVGMVVTGGTTVLLPRLVGLGMAREIILMADVFEAALAQSMGLTHRMAEPEELDAAVQALIDKMLSRAPLALRESKRLLNLPLVPDLERAFQNEIEGILRCFETDDAREAALAFREKRPPVFQGR from the coding sequence ATGAGCGAAGAGAACAGACCGGCAGGCGGAGAACCCGTTGTGCTGTATACGGTTGCCGATAAGATTGCGCGGGTGATGATGAACCGGCCCGCCGCGATGAACGCGATGAGCGTGGGGCTGGTGACGGGGCTGCGCCAGGCGCTAGAGCGCGCTCAGAACGACCCGGACGTGTCGGTGATTGTGCTGTCGGGGGCGGGCGGCAACTTCTGCGCGGGGGATGATCTGAAGGAGGCCGAACGCATTACCGCCGAAACGTTTCTGGCGGTGATTATGGACCTGCAACGGCTGACACGCCTGCTCTTCCTGGGCGATAAGCCGACGATTGCGGCGGTGGATGGCTACGCGCTGGGCGGCGGCTTCGAGCTGGCGCTGGCTTGCGATTTTCGGGTTGCTACGCCGCGCGCGCGCTTTGGCTGTGTGGAAGCCCGCGTGGGGATGGTGGTGACAGGCGGGACGACGGTGCTGCTGCCGCGCCTGGTAGGGTTGGGGATGGCGCGTGAGATTATTCTGATGGCGGATGTCTTCGAGGCGGCGCTGGCCCAGAGCATGGGGCTGACGCATCGCATGGCCGAGCCGGAAGAGTTGGATGCCGCTGTGCAGGCGCTGATAGATAAGATGCTGAGCCGCGCGCCGCTGGCCCTGCGCGAAAGCAAACGGCTGCTGAATCTGCCGCTCGTGCCGGACCTGGAGCGCGCCTTCCAGAATGAGATCGAGGGGATTCTGCGCTGCTTTGAGACGGACGATGCCCGTGAAGCAGCCCTTGCCTTCCGCGAGAAGCGCCCGCCCGTCTTCCAAGGCAGATGA
- a CDS encoding YgiT-type zinc finger protein, translating to MATLEEMLEGIVCPRCGRENTYVVRQVDQIVPVGGDVVTVTVMAGECTYCGERLLDTRATEKLDEAVEKVRQHHAAGLTRTGVVYHVA from the coding sequence ATGGCGACCTTAGAAGAGATGCTAGAGGGCATCGTTTGCCCCCGCTGTGGGCGAGAAAATACCTATGTCGTGCGCCAGGTCGATCAGATCGTTCCGGTGGGTGGTGATGTGGTCACGGTGACGGTGATGGCTGGCGAATGCACGTATTGTGGCGAGCGGCTGCTCGATACGCGGGCTACGGAGAAGCTGGACGAGGCTGTTGAAAAGGTTCGCCAGCATCATGCAGCAGGGCTGACCCGCACAGGTGTGGTCTACCACGTCGCCTGA
- a CDS encoding sigma-70 family RNA polymerase sigma factor, which yields MLQNTISGEIEEWLRTARPRLHRLAQLRGVAPDAIEDVVQETLLEAWKHLDRLHTPEGFHAWLDEICRNICRRYARKEWRDQQRRFAPLALDQNDAGESGETEAAFLMNIPDTHAPDPLEALSRQDMALLLDRALGLLSGSAREVVELCYLLELPQREVAGRLGLSISALEARLHRARQQLRQAVNGPLRQDAEALGLTLDEESAGGWRETRLWCTLCGRRRLAGMFLPQPDGGTNLHMRCPDCERLNGLCDVDNNNVHSKGLVQLEGLHSFRPAWKRTMQTMTRRLTQALLSGKRLCPHCGTPASLQLLDKSQAAGIAGGAALPDGLSRHPYQFWVWWKCPQCSSGPNDDIGVFAASDLVYWSDARTQQFMLDHPHWGSEPELLVEYAGQPAIRFQIADFTSAARLTVLAHRQTLAVLAVFQAERCL from the coding sequence ATGCTACAGAACACCATCAGTGGAGAAATCGAGGAGTGGCTGAGGACGGCTCGCCCTCGCCTGCATCGCCTGGCACAACTGCGGGGTGTTGCTCCTGATGCCATCGAGGATGTCGTGCAAGAAACGCTGTTGGAAGCGTGGAAACATCTGGATCGCCTCCATACTCCTGAAGGTTTTCACGCCTGGCTTGACGAGATTTGCCGCAACATCTGCCGCCGCTACGCGCGCAAAGAATGGAGGGATCAGCAGCGCCGGTTTGCGCCGCTCGCACTGGATCAGAATGATGCTGGAGAGAGCGGGGAGACGGAGGCGGCTTTTTTAATGAATATTCCCGATACCCACGCCCCCGACCCGCTTGAGGCGCTCAGCCGCCAGGACATGGCGCTGCTGCTTGATCGGGCGCTGGGGTTGCTTTCGGGGAGCGCCCGCGAAGTGGTGGAACTGTGTTATCTGCTGGAACTGCCGCAGCGTGAAGTCGCCGGGCGGCTGGGGCTTTCAATCAGCGCCCTGGAGGCGCGCCTGCACCGGGCGCGCCAGCAGTTGCGTCAGGCGGTCAATGGCCCCTTGCGCCAGGATGCGGAAGCGTTGGGTCTGACTCTTGACGAGGAAAGCGCGGGCGGCTGGCGCGAAACGCGGTTATGGTGTACGCTGTGTGGTCGGCGTCGGCTCGCGGGGATGTTTCTGCCACAACCGGATGGGGGTACGAACTTGCACATGCGCTGCCCTGATTGTGAGCGGCTCAATGGCCTGTGTGATGTTGACAATAACAATGTGCATAGCAAGGGGTTGGTTCAACTGGAGGGGTTACACTCGTTTCGCCCGGCCTGGAAGCGCACGATGCAGACCATGACCCGACGGCTCACGCAGGCGCTGCTCTCAGGAAAGCGGCTCTGCCCGCATTGTGGGACACCAGCCTCGCTCCAGTTGTTGGATAAGAGCCAGGCGGCAGGGATTGCGGGAGGAGCGGCGCTGCCAGATGGGTTGTCCCGGCACCCCTATCAGTTCTGGGTCTGGTGGAAGTGTCCCCAGTGTTCTAGCGGTCCGAACGACGATATTGGCGTCTTCGCGGCCAGCGATCTGGTGTATTGGTCGGACGCGCGAACCCAGCAATTTATGCTGGACCACCCCCACTGGGGGAGTGAACCGGAACTGCTGGTGGAATACGCGGGGCAGCCTGCGATTCGTTTTCAGATAGCTGACTTCACCAGCGCCGCGCGCCTGACGGTGCTGGCTCATCGCCAGACGCTGGCGGTTCTCGCGGTCTTCCAGGCTGAACGCTGCTTGTAG
- a CDS encoding DinB family protein, whose protein sequence is MEKQHSLEESLARYARGVDELDAALAGISEQELDLKQPAGEWSIRQIVHHIADGDDLWAMALKAALANSGCLYRHDWYTPDNAWAASLDYAGRAIAPAIALFRANRAHVVQLVRHLPNAWERSIRFAAPYQPEPEQMTAGEIIESQADHALWHCEEIRQIRRAHEG, encoded by the coding sequence ATGGAAAAGCAGCATTCGTTGGAAGAAAGCCTGGCCCGCTATGCGCGTGGCGTAGATGAATTGGATGCCGCGCTGGCGGGAATCTCTGAGCAAGAACTGGACCTGAAGCAACCTGCCGGGGAATGGAGCATCCGGCAGATCGTGCATCATATCGCCGATGGCGACGATCTCTGGGCGATGGCGCTGAAGGCAGCCCTGGCTAATTCTGGCTGCCTCTATCGGCATGACTGGTACACACCGGATAACGCCTGGGCCGCGTCGCTGGATTACGCGGGCCGGGCGATTGCGCCTGCCATCGCGCTTTTTCGGGCGAATCGGGCGCATGTTGTGCAACTGGTGCGGCACTTGCCCAACGCCTGGGAGCGTTCGATTCGCTTTGCCGCGCCCTATCAGCCAGAACCCGAGCAGATGACTGCTGGCGAGATCATCGAGAGCCAGGCCGATCACGCGCTCTGGCACTGCGAGGAGATTCGCCAGATTCGCCGCGCGCATGAGGGCTAA
- a CDS encoding nucleoside 2-deoxyribosyltransferase encodes MLVYFAGPLFSVGERAFNEQLTRKIEALGYEVFLPQRDGAEHGAPPYDRMTGEEWSQAVFQLDVERLLAADVLLFLLDGRVPDEGACVELGIAWGQQALLLVKKLLIGLHTDRRGAFPGTKLNAMIQGALTYVARDEAALLAALKGYYESGSLPGG; translated from the coding sequence ATGCTGGTCTATTTTGCTGGCCCGCTGTTTTCGGTGGGGGAACGAGCGTTCAACGAGCAGTTGACGCGGAAGATCGAGGCGCTGGGCTATGAGGTGTTTTTGCCGCAACGCGATGGCGCGGAACACGGCGCACCACCCTATGACCGGATGACGGGCGAGGAATGGAGCCAGGCGGTCTTTCAACTGGATGTGGAGCGGCTGCTGGCCGCCGATGTGCTGCTGTTTCTGCTGGATGGGCGCGTGCCGGATGAGGGCGCGTGCGTGGAGCTTGGTATCGCCTGGGGCCAGCAGGCGCTGCTGCTCGTGAAGAAGCTGCTGATTGGCTTGCATACGGACCGGCGCGGGGCGTTCCCTGGAACAAAGCTCAACGCGATGATCCAGGGGGCGCTGACCTACGTGGCCCGGGATGAGGCGGCGCTGCTGGCGGCGCTGAAGGGCTATTATGAAAGCGGCAGCCTGCCTGGGGGTTGA
- a CDS encoding PPOX class F420-dependent oxidoreductase gives METETSEAEGLDSLQGNHLLLTTFRKSGDAVPTPVWYGRTGDHLYVFSLAKAGKVKRIRNSGNVQIAACTGIGRITGPTMEAKARVLPKEEEITARRALRRKYPVAFRFSEVFSNGLLRRKWAFLDITLFNTLSGSS, from the coding sequence ATGGAAACCGAAACAAGCGAAGCCGAAGGGCTGGACTCGCTGCAAGGCAATCATCTCTTATTGACCACTTTCCGCAAGAGCGGCGACGCAGTACCTACGCCCGTTTGGTATGGCCGCACAGGCGATCACCTGTACGTCTTCAGCCTCGCCAAAGCCGGAAAAGTGAAGCGCATCCGCAACAGTGGGAACGTGCAGATTGCCGCCTGTACCGGCATTGGCCGAATCACCGGCCCCACGATGGAGGCAAAAGCGCGCGTTCTGCCAAAAGAAGAGGAGATTACTGCCCGGCGGGCGCTGCGGCGCAAGTACCCGGTTGCCTTCCGCTTCAGTGAGGTCTTTTCTAATGGGCTGCTTCGGCGCAAATGGGCGTTTCTGGACATCACGCTTTTCAATACCCTCAGCGGGTCGTCATGA
- a CDS encoding acyl-CoA dehydrogenase family protein codes for MIDFQLSKAEQAAREEAHEIAEKDLRPFSLECDRTESIPDEFFWRMKRRAATRTPTPQGESQQSRRWAVLGVLNSEETAWGDAGLATGIPGPGLAAPPILAFGSDEQRKRFLSIYEDEQPRWGALALSEPGVGSDVSSIATLAKQDGDDWVLNGTKHFITNGARADLVVVFATINPEFGRAGIRPFVVPKGTPGFTVGRIEKKMGLRASQTAQLFFTDCRIPGDHLLAGRAFESMAGFKAAMGTLDATRPMVGSLAVGIARAAHEVATAWVCDELPQGYPFARKDAVVEELEDLGARIDAARLLCWRAAWMADHNLPNSKEASMAKAYAGQLVMQVTSAAARIMGPAEDCECKQLVEKWFRDAKVFDIFEGTAQVQRLVISRRMFGDAGPKRD; via the coding sequence ATGATTGACTTTCAACTCAGCAAAGCCGAGCAGGCTGCGCGCGAAGAAGCCCACGAGATCGCCGAAAAAGACTTGCGCCCCTTCTCGCTCGAATGTGATCGCACCGAATCTATCCCCGATGAGTTTTTCTGGCGAATGAAGCGCCGCGCTGCCACGCGCACGCCCACGCCACAAGGCGAAAGCCAGCAGAGCCGCCGCTGGGCAGTGCTGGGCGTGCTGAACAGCGAAGAAACGGCCTGGGGCGATGCCGGGCTGGCAACCGGCATTCCAGGCCCAGGGCTGGCCGCGCCGCCAATTCTGGCCTTTGGCTCCGACGAGCAGCGCAAACGCTTCCTGAGCATCTACGAAGACGAGCAGCCGCGCTGGGGCGCGCTGGCCCTCAGCGAGCCAGGCGTCGGCTCGGATGTCTCTTCGATTGCCACGCTGGCAAAGCAGGATGGCGACGACTGGGTGCTGAACGGCACGAAACACTTCATCACCAACGGAGCGCGCGCCGATCTGGTTGTGGTCTTCGCTACCATCAACCCGGAGTTTGGCCGCGCGGGCATCCGCCCTTTCGTCGTACCCAAAGGCACGCCGGGCTTCACCGTCGGACGCATCGAAAAGAAGATGGGCCTGCGCGCTTCGCAGACCGCCCAGCTTTTCTTTACCGACTGTCGCATCCCCGGTGATCATCTGCTGGCCGGGCGCGCTTTCGAGTCAATGGCGGGCTTCAAGGCCGCAATGGGGACGCTCGACGCCACCCGCCCGATGGTCGGCTCGCTGGCGGTGGGCATCGCCCGCGCCGCGCACGAAGTCGCCACCGCCTGGGTGTGCGACGAACTGCCCCAGGGCTACCCCTTCGCTCGCAAGGACGCCGTTGTCGAGGAACTGGAAGATCTGGGCGCGCGCATTGACGCGGCGCGGCTGCTCTGCTGGCGTGCCGCCTGGATGGCCGATCACAACCTGCCAAACTCCAAAGAAGCCTCGATGGCGAAAGCCTACGCCGGGCAACTGGTCATGCAAGTCACCAGCGCAGCGGCGCGCATCATGGGTCCGGCAGAGGATTGCGAGTGCAAGCAGCTAGTCGAAAAATGGTTCCGCGACGCCAAAGTCTTCGACATCTTCGAGGGGACCGCGCAGGTGCAGCGCCTGGTTATCTCGCGCCGCATGTTTGGCGATGCTGGCCCCAAACGCGATTAG